From the genome of Capsicum annuum cultivar UCD-10X-F1 chromosome 4, UCD10Xv1.1, whole genome shotgun sequence:
AGTGGGGAAACTGTGGAAAGTGTAACTTTGGTGTACAAGTATACTTTGAATGAATTAAATAGTTATTTTATATAGATAAACTAGTCAATGtgataaattaatataataaaattaatcagTAATAATTCATATAATCTATCTTCACTTGTTTGAAACCGGACAAAGTAAtagtgattattattattattattattattattattattattattattattattattatatattacaaAGATTATAAATGTTCAAAACCATATGTAAATAATCATATCTAAACCATAACAAATATTGCCAAACTCTCaatataattaactataactCAGAAAGTATGTATAGTTTAAACAAATTATCCTCttgtttttatgtttataatcAATTTGTTGGTTATCCGTAATTTTCATCCATTGGCCACCTCCCCGCTCCCCCTTTCTTTGCCACACCAATTTGTGGCTTTATCTACTAATGTAAACAAGTCTATTTTTCCACAGGCCCACCGTCCAattctatttctaaaatcaatcaaaataataaatttcaattTATGGCAAACTACCTTAACCATCTGCTACATTCCTGCTTATTTCTTAAGTACACGTGTACTAATAACTACCCTAAGATTTTCTTTGATTGCCACGTGGAGCTCAGGTCTCTCCCAATGTGGGTAGCTAATAAATTCCAAGACAACAGTGACACAAGCAAATCCTTAAATTATTGAGTATTTTTTAGCCAATTccctattatttatttatttgattatatatatagtgtggACAATCTTTGGGAAAGTCCCTTTCTATAAACATGAATCGACCAAAACTTTACTGTGTATTCTTTCACCTTTCGTCTAACCCAAGTGATACTTTCTCTTTATTGGCACAgaatataatgaaaataaatcTCTTTTTTTGTACGATGATGTGTGCAAAGATCTCTAGTACGTAATTAAAAAGGATCAAATATTACACTCCTGTGATATAAATTGTGAGTAATAAATTAGTATTcacttcgtttaaaaaagaataatctattttttttaattaattttaaaaaatgacccCATTtcttttttagaataattttttaattttaactttccacgttGCATGTTTAAGACAACAAAAttgaagggtattttagtaaatttgacatatttttaatttaaaactacaagattttttttcttaaactccgtgtcaaatcaaaatagatcattctttttttaaacagagggagtattagGTAAAAGGTATTCTTGTATTCAATCATCGCCGAGAGATAATTTGATTTTTCTAACATACTTCCTCcgtcttaaaaataaaaaagataaattgacttaaATAGTTATCTGATCAGAAAATAGTTGATTAACATATAATTTACGCAAAATATATAATATAGATTAGtgactataaattatttatgGCTATCGTGGTTATGTTAGACAGTGGAATGGTTGTTGATAGAGTGGTTAAAATGGGAAAAGATATGTACACTGGAAAATGAATTAATCCTTTGGGTAATTCATTTCGTCGTAGGGTAGATAAATTAAGTTAGATTTTCGCAAACAGTAGGGTAAAGTTAGACTTTTTTGCAAATTATAATTTACAGGGACCAATGGGAAAAAAATATACAACGGAACCAAATGAGCTAAAATTTTAAATGAAggagaaaaatatgttttttttttttttttttatggccAAATACAAGGGTTAATTAATTAACTCTTCAATTATAATACTTTTAATAAATTGACTATAATAGAACAGTTTGAAGCAAAGAGTTTACTGTGTGATGTATTATTAGTCGTGCATGAAATCTAACAAGAAGATCTTACACTGATTAAGAGGAAAGTACATTTGTGGTCTATAAACAATTTCAATTAAAGAATCCCCTTAACTAAGGAGACATCAGAAGCTTCTTCCAGTTTCTAGGTGAACCCCACTGATCTCACAAATAATTGCATTTGTTGCCAATACAATATATActtctatacatatattaaattgAGATTATATATCATCgtataaacaattttttttataggaCTATCAGATCATCCCAAGAATATTTACACAACATACATTTTGAAAACATTACAtttgtaatcttaaaaataatatcgATTAATTATTTGCTATGTATAACAAATAAATGCGACCCAATTGAGTTAAATCTTATGATACAGATGTTGTACGTTATACATGTTAAACTCTCTCTTTTCAATTTGTTTATCTTACCTACTTTTTTTGAGACAGGTTCGTTTTGtccaataaaaaaaatggattttataaatcattttaagaagaatgtcttttttctttttgacaactttttatctctaatttttcacataatatatttaaaactataaaGTTAAAGCACATTTTAGTACATTCTACatatctttaattatttaaaattataaaattcaaaaatcttctttattattttttttaatttcataccaaataaaaatcaaacaaataaattgaaacgaaTGAaataactgttttttttttttttttgggtattcttTCCCCATATTTTCTTCTATAAATACAAGTTGAGAAGAAGTTGGAAATCATTCACCAACATAATTTAAAGACAGAATTAAACTCTCTTTGGTCCTGTCACTTGTCACCCTTAACTAGCTTCTTCTTCTTGTCTCTTTGTATACAATTCCCCTGATCATATTAAGTCCCCACCAAAAAACACATTAATTGGTACTAGTACTCTATATATCGTCTTCTTTCTAGGAATATAAATCCACCACCATAAACACAACTTTTATTTTCTCAGCCAATTTGAAAGCTTTTCTTAGTTAATTTTataattcttctttattatttaaacacaCAGAAGTTTCATCATGGGAGTTTCAGGTACTCTGGAATATTTGTCTGAAGTACTTAGCAGTGttaaaaagagcaagaaaaagaaacagATTGCTACTGTTGCTATTAAGATTAGAATGGACTGCGAAGGTTGTGCTCGCAAAGTTAAGAATGTTCTCTCTGGAGTCAAAGGTATAatattattctaattttcttttttgcttATCTATTCCTCCTccatgtatatattttattttagagtttttgTAAGTTATATACATCGTTACTTGATTTTTACACAATtaagttatcaaaaatattattatactTTTGTTTTTGGCTTATCTATTTCCTCCTCcctgtatatattttattttagagttTTTATAAGTTATATACATCGTTACGTATTTTTTGCACAATTAAGTTAtcagaaaaatatttatagataaGTTTCTTtaagttatgtttttttttttttgggttaactttAAGTTATGTTTTAATGACTTGATAGTGTAATTTCTTgttttaaaaatcatcaatttatatAAGTTAAACTCTGAAATTAAACAGTTTACATAGAATTTTGTAATAAATCAAGAATGGAGTATTTGCTCCCTCCATTTCAACTTAATTATGTGACTTGATGATTCCCAGTCTAACATCATTTTAACCTTTTTCGTGTGTGTAAATCTGATGtagaattttcattttttgaaaatgaaaaaataggatCAAAGAGAGCATTTATTTAGAACTTTTCAAACAATAATCTTGAACACACATAAAACAGAGAAACACATATAACACAGAGAAAAATGAGAGTACTATAAGATAAATATTTTCTTCCTATTTATTAATTGTGCTTCAATTTATATGTAGGTGCAAAATCAGTGGATGTGGACTTAAAACAACAAAAAGCAACAGTAACAGGATTTGTGGAGCCCAAGAAAGTGTTGAAGGCAGCACAATCCACTGGTAAGAAGTGTGAGATTTGGCCATATGTGCCATATAGTATGGTGGCACATCCTTATGCTGCTGGTGTTTATGACAAAAAGGCACCTCCCAATTTTGTTAGGGCCACTACTGATCCTACTGTTGCTCACTTGGATCCTGTTGAAGAACAATATTCTCTTATGTTTAGTGATGAAAATCCAAATGCTTGTAATATTATGTAGCTAAAATTATAAGTGATTTGATTATGTAAGTTGCTTGTATGTATTTAGTTTCTTCTCTTATAAAAAGCATATATACTCTTTTATTCTAGAATTTTGATGATCTTATCAAAACTTTATTTTGTTAAGGAGAAATCAATTATTGTGTATGGAATTTCGATTTGCAAATTACAAGTATCATGATCTCTCAATaagagaaattttgaattttcgttttcaaattatttaataattagtgAATATATTCGCTCTTTGAACaatcatttaaaattaaaatataatgaaataattttgttgtaactttttaaaataaaaatatgatgtcttatatttgATCAActaaatatattcatattttctaACCGTAAGATCAATTATTTTATAATGCAATTATATTTTCAAGgttatttgttcttttttataaTATACTTCCATTTATTAAAAGTGGATGATATCCTATATTATTCTGTAAATTTCAACTATCaagattaaataatttaatttagataaaagtaACTATAAAATaactaccatgtataatttaattattaaagtctaaataaaaatattattaaaataatatatgagaacaaaactaataaatataagaaaaaaatatgcatGTGTAGCCactttattgcaccataaaaatgatgataaaattaataaatataaggaaaaagtaatatgcatgtgtaactattttattgTACCACAAAGTTATCGAAATACCGTTGAGATATAAAAATcaagtaatttaataaggaacaaaaagatatttataaaaaattactattatatataattaaattacaaaggtctaaataaaaatattattaaaataatatatgaggacaaagttaataaatataaggaaaaaataatatgtatgttttaccattttattgcaccataaaaattagaacaaaactaataaatataaagaaaaagcaacatgcatgtgtaaccattatATTGCATCATAAATTTATCGAAATACTTTTGGTCATCATTttataaggaacaaaaagatattcatataaaaagaatatcatgtataattaaattacaaaggtctaaataaaaatattattaaaataatacatgaggacaaaattaataaatataagaaaaaaaacatgCACGTAtaatcattttattgcaccataaaaatgaggacaacactaataaatataagaaaaaaattaattattatgagtcatttatatattagaattaataatttttttattatattactcttagttaattattatgagtcatttatatattaaaattaataatatttaattaaaaaatagatatttatgacgtttgatTTAACTGTTttaactgtgattttactatatcattcctaaataattattataagttatttatgtattaaaaaattaataatacttaattaaaaaatagatgacatgtctacttatattatctctaattggtccgtgatttactatattaccataaattaattattataagtcatttatatattagaattaataatttgttttactatattacccctaattaattattataagtcatttatatattagaattaataatatttaattaaaaaatagatatttatgacgtttgtttcagctgctttaatcgtgattttactatatcatccctaattaatcattataagtcatttatgtgttaaaaaattaataatatttaattaaaaaatagattgcATGTCTACTGCagttgcttcaaccataattttgttaaatatcgcttataattaattattatgagtcatctaagtgttaaaaaatttaatcatattttttaaaaaataaaatagacataaagtgataaattaactcttgatgtattaaattaagttgagCTCCTTCAACCGTGATTTCACtgtatcaccctaattaattattataagtcatttatgtattaaaaaaattataatatttaattaaaacatggtTTCGACATGGCTGCTTCAAGAGTTgcaccgtaattttactatatcaccccgaattaattattataagttatttatgtattaaaaaattaatattatttaattaaaacaagaaaaatatgcatttatgacatgtttgttgtagctgcttcaatcataatcatctttgagaaaatgatccaagactttattgttaattgaagtatcttttgttcctgtttttatgtgaaataatcctatgaatattagttcacataaaataaataacccgACTACACGACACATCATacttttttatcatgtgaaaaaaacTATCGTATAAAACTTCACTCCTTAGCGAGTACCGtgaaatagttattatttaaaaaattatcattttaaatcaatgtacatttatgtttgtatctcatcaatatcgAATATTGGTGCTAAAAGATGTCTAtagtgttgggcccgtgctgataCGAGCCATGCACCTCTAGTAATTTCAAATATTGAAAGGTAATTTTAAAAGTATAGCATAAAATATACACTATAATGATAAATAAACCTTAATACTATAACATTTCTTTATAGtatcaatttatatgacataaacTCATTTAATATCTTTTTTCGGTATTCGATTTTCATGAGTAATTTTCAGCAATTAATAGATTATCTTAGGATTTATAGTCTTAAAATCTTAGATTGTTTCATTATGAAAATTAACATATGAGATatttatatgaataaaaataaatatattgtctccctaaaaaaataaattatttatttaatttactaATATTCTATAATTTAAGActgaatttttttattgaaaaaattaacatatgaataatcttatcATTGATTTAACACTATATATTGTTTCATTATGaaaattaacatatgaataattatgtcaaatgtatcaaactGCCCTTTTGTAACGCTCCGAAATCTAAtttcgagacgtcacacggtgctcaaggctacgagtagccccaagctaaccctttgagcttttACTAGATCTGAACCtcactttaagataatctagtcaagaaataatgttgtattataccaaaaactgaactgaataaactgTAGATACTGTCTGAATAACACATACTgtccgacaagcctctattattaaagaactagagagccattgggacaaacccccaactgactcgggCTAAATTGAAAACGATAACTCAATTACTACGAAAGCTGAAAATCTGAAGAAGTAGGCCCGCAAATcacgaggactcaccaactgtgggagCATAGGTAGAGATGCTCGAATTACTCACGCTACTGTTACTAAGCACctggatcagcactttgaggaagtactgagtatatgagggtgtaatgcataagtaagacaTCATCATAATTACAAATTAAATGCATGttggatgtatatgactcacataatcTTGATTATAAAAAATATCGAAATATAAATCATATATAACAAATCATACctgtaaatctagtgagccataacacttagttttataaaagcttttctatcattcttttcttttgaaacttagaagctttgggaGCTTTGAAAatcttggaactttgggacttagggattttcttataaccgacataaaccatgtgagctgacatggagtccaacatcctgcccacattggggagagctgttctacccttactatcggaatagaaccttaacttaagtgatcactagcTTAGCCCACCATGGGCATttaaaacctacggtggctcgtagttctagggcatggaacattggaatcatacccaactcggtgctaaatactactcccatacttattgctcagaacttttgaGAAATCCACCTCAAAACAGCAcaatgatttataatgaaaaccaattatgctttgcTTTGCCTTAAATCATAAACTGTATGAAtcatgtggattcctatcttagcttagatcAAAAGATCACTCTTTGCTTTTAAAAGCActaatcaaaacttgtcaataggaTTTGAGATCACAATctccttataaaatcatcaacgatacttaggactcaaaatataaagctttaatgcatcaataattacatcaataatCAGATGTaaaattcatgctcaataatcatctttaaaactttcaacaatctcagtcaagataATGGTATGTAACTCATACTATGAATtatataatttcaaacatgaatatatataaatttcttGTAATTGAACCCTTAAATGTCATAACAATTTCATAAACTAATAATGAGGATTTGGGTAtcaaccctaactttaatttcatgggaaatcatagaaTATTCagtaaatttgaaatcaaaattaagatttgggcacaaggatgaaaggtttacccttgttcaaaaccctacattcctgagatgatgaactagatgaacaaccttgcttttgagactctatttgtgcttttgaatgatggttctttgaATTCTTATGTtggaaatcttgaatcttgaattaatttggaaaaaggatggtggaatcttggaattcttgaggttgattgttgaagcttagggtttttgattgagagaaatcttgagaaaaatctcataagatgcttgtaatagccttaaatcttgtgtttggacgAAATTGGGGGCTGGGAAAAATCCAAAATACCCCTTGTAACCTTAAACGAAACTGAAAACAAAAATGAACTGGGGTCCCGATTTAATgagccaccgcgacgcgccactatcgcggtggctcgcTGGAAACTGACGTATGGGAAATGGGGTCCTCCACAACTTGGAGCTATCGCAttgtcccactgaattttgacacttgggacctgaaacttcaacGCGTCGTGCCGCCATCGCGGTGCCCTATAGAAATATCATTTTGGCCTTCggcgcgacgcgccattatcGTGTTGGGCTACTGGAATTCGACAATTGGGGAAATGGAACTcttcgcgatgcgccaatatcgaaGAGGtccactgaaaattgataaatgGGAATTTAGACCTCGCCGCGACGCGGTGACTGCCCAGTTGGCatactatcaacttaaaaatgctctaacttcttcaccgagtgtcgaatttggacgaatttggtatcgatggaaagtttattcaattttccacaaaatgaaaagttgaaatctagaaaattctatgagaaacaaatattaatcattttggaAGACATCCCTTAACAatctaggaacgaatttaagctagaagaAGTTCGGCGTATTACACCTATCTTATGATTCTACATATAACACATGGAAAGTTAACATTAAagtattgtcaatttttttattctttttaaaacaaataaaaatggaaaataagtctttatttttgaaattgagaGAGTAACAAGCATTTACAAAACATTCATATATCCACAGTTCAcaacattcaaaaataatttcaagttaaactttttcatgatatctaaaataattttaaaatataatttgttaaaccttaaaaataatttaaataggtaattttgttcatactttataatgatatatgagaatttatgtgataatctttttattaaatgtaaacctaaataatatacataaatcaaatgatagaataatattaaatttaaagagaaatcaTATTTGAAGTTTTTGCCGTTTaagcattttttttaattgtggTGTCCAAACCAGCTTTCTCTCCTCTTAACTAAATCGACAGAATAAATAAGTTACTTTTGAGTGTAgcattcattattattttttatatttttttgtctaaAATTATTGATAGTTAATTTATGTTTAAGATAAAACATGCAAATATAACTAAGGGTATAAcattcttttcataatttttaaaatatattagtataattttttatgttgaccccactacaactctattttaaatgaaaaatataaacgTAATACTCATTTCATTATAATCTTTTCAATGTCATTTATGATATGATttttcacatgaatttcacaCACCTCAACTATAAGTCTATTTTAATatgtagtaaaaaaaaataaatgcattatatcagaatatctactgtaatacatTCTATATCTccattcaaataatatatttttctttttaatcagttctaaaaaaaaaaattgatattttttatttggttagtaTTTTGTaacattatcagtattttagttatgttgaatttcatttatttgtcaaAAGTCCACCAAGGTATACTCTTCTATTTAaggtttatttatttaaaaagataatttgaaatatatgttgcgacgttttttcatatatcttaaatTCAATGTCTAATCAAAatgttataaattaaaataagaaagataTAGTTTATAAGAGTATGTGCAAATACTCACATATGTTccataaaagattaaaaagaagtaaaattaattttgacggcacatttaattgcataaagtaaCTATTGCTATATTATagtaagataataaaaaatactcataaatattgAATAGGTGTTTATCTATCAAACACAATAAGTAATTTTAAAACTTCACCTGATACATATCATTACAAAGATTTGTACtacatataatttatgaaaacataattatttactaagcaccttttaaaattattttaaacaatttattttaaatgtaatattaactagctcatgttaaattactacaatatatatcatgttaaattttttttaattcttttgattctctttatttgaggTATTAAATTTTCTCATCAGACAGACAAATCACTTAAATAGAAA
Proteins encoded in this window:
- the LOC107869552 gene encoding heavy metal-associated isoprenylated plant protein 24; protein product: MGVSGTLEYLSEVLSSVKKSKKKKQIATVAIKIRMDCEGCARKVKNVLSGVKGAKSVDVDLKQQKATVTGFVEPKKVLKAAQSTGKKCEIWPYVPYSMVAHPYAAGVYDKKAPPNFVRATTDPTVAHLDPVEEQYSLMFSDENPNACNIM